Proteins encoded together in one Mobula birostris isolate sMobBir1 chromosome 21, sMobBir1.hap1, whole genome shotgun sequence window:
- the avpi1 gene encoding transcriptional and immune response regulator, whose product MEPYPAPCPVCPAWFGSRWERKTRKKASANIFQGVNLGQMQALFRKSGDENAEERARIIWEREKHGDQDFTQALMELKSKKTQLFFQHNKTGAEFLGLIWVKAFNKLRIRDGDWGCEYEPNGVVERSQRSKIKRKRLITKRSLRNLL is encoded by the exons ATGGAGCCCTACCCTGCTCCGTGCCCCGTCTGCCCGGCATGGTTTGGAAGCAGGTGGGAGCGCAAAACCAGGAAGAAGGCATCGGCCAACATCTTCCAAGGCGTGAATCTGGGACAGATGCAAGCGCTGTTCAGGAAAAGCGGCGACGAGAACGCCGAGGAGAGAGCCAGAATCATCTGGGAGAGAGAAAAGCACGGGGACCAGGACTTTACCCAGGCTCTGATGGAGCTGAAATCGAAGAAGACCCAGCTCTTTTTCCAGCACAATAAAACTGGCGCAGAGTTCTTGGGACTGATTTGGGTGAAAGCCTTTAACAAACTGCG CATCAGGGATGGAGATTGGGGTTGTGAATACGAACCCAACGGCGTCGTGGAGCGGTCGCAGAGAAGCAAGATTAAGCGAAAGCGATTAATCACAAAGAGGTCGCTCAGGAACCTGCTGTAA